Proteins encoded together in one Falco biarmicus isolate bFalBia1 chromosome 4, bFalBia1.pri, whole genome shotgun sequence window:
- the BHLHE40 gene encoding class E basic helix-loop-helix protein 40 has protein sequence MERVPSAQPPPGCLGKLPALESGELPGLDFAHMYQVYKPRRGLKRSEDSKETYKLPHRLIEKKRRDRINECIAQLKDLLPEHLKLTTLGHLEKAVVLELTLKHVKALTNLIEQQQQKIIALQNGLQAGDLSSRNLDSSQEMFRSGFQMCAKEMLQYLAKHENSKDLKSSQLVSHLHRMASEVLQGGAGRKSGDIPPKMVDLKEKPISLTTAAEGHGKNCVPVIQRTFAHSSGEQSGSDTDTDSGYGGELEKSDSKSEQQYFKKDTELKYAVQERISSIKQETEDPPAKRSRLESPEDEGPFGSDMMGSSSSFLGPHAHQPPLCLPFYLIPPSATAYLPMLEKCWYPASVPVLYPSLPASAAALTGFMNPDKISPPLLMPQRLPSPVPAHSPIDSSALLQALKQIPPLNLETKD, from the exons aTGGAGCGGGTCCCCAgcgcgcagcccccgcccggcTGCCTGGGCAAGCTGCCCGCCCTGGAGAGCGGCGAGCTGCCGGG GCTGGACTTCGCGCACATGTACCAAGTTTACAAGCCCAGGAGGGGGTTAAAGAGGAGCGAGGACAGCAAG GAGACCTACAAGTTGCCCCACAGGCTGATAGAGAAGAAGAGGCGCGACAGGATTAACGAGTGCATCGCGCAGCTGAAGGACCTGCTGCCCGAGCATCTCAAGCTGACG ACTCTAGGTCACTTGGAGAAGGCTGTGGTGCTCGAGCTCACCTTGAAGCATGTGAAAGCACTAACTAATCTCattgagcagcagcagcagaaaataattgctttgcAGAATGGTTTACAAGCGG GTGACCTGTCATCAAGAAACCTTGATTCCAGCCAGGAAATGTTTCGATCCGGTTTCCAGATGTGTGCCAAGGAAATGCTGCAATACCTGGCAAAGCACGAGAACAGCAAGGACCTGAAGTCGTCCCAGCTGGTCAGCCATCTGCACCGAATGGCCTCCGAGGTACTCCAGGGTGGAGCTGGCCGCAAGTCCGGAGACATCCCTCCTAAAATGGTGGACTTGAAAGAGAAACCCATCTCCTTGACCACAGCGGCAGAGGGACACGGGAAAAACTGCGTGCCTGTGATCCAGAGGACATTTGCTCACTCCAGTGGGGAGCAGAGCGGCAGCGACACAGACACGGACAGCGGGTACGGGGGAGAGCTGGAGAAAAGTGACTCCAAATCTGAACAGCAGTATTTCAAAAAGGATACTGAACTCAAGTACGCTGTCCAGGAGAGAATAAGCTCTATTAAGCAAGAGACTGAGGACCCGCCGGCCAAAAGGAGCAGGCTGGAGTCGCCGGAGGATGAGGGCCCTTTTGGCAGCGACATGATGggctcttccagcagcttcctggGCCCCCATGCTCACCAGCCTCCCTTGTGCCTGCCTTTCTACTTGATCCCACCATCCGCGACAGCCTATCTGCCCATGCTGGAGAAGTGCTGGTACCCGGCATCTGTACCTGTCTTGTACCCCAGcctcccagcctctgctgcagcacttaCAGGGTTCATGAACCCCGATAAAATCTCCCCGCCTCTGCTGATGCCCCAGAGACTCCCTTCTCCCGTACCGGCCCACTCCCCTATCGACTCCTCAGCTCTGCTTCAAGCTTTGAAGCAGATTCCTCCTTTGAACTTGGAAACCAAAGACTAA